From the genome of Scytonema hofmannii PCC 7110, one region includes:
- a CDS encoding IS5 family transposase encodes MYRKQGQTSIPTENFELPFEGKLSEDNRWVMMAAFIPWTEFEEEYSSFFSVEMGAPAKSFRMALGALIIKEKLGISDRETVEQIKENPYLQYFIGMSYYSNEAPFDASMLVHFRERISVELVNKVNQEMVKKMLEATSSKLSEKKTESPEEEGETPKNRGKLIIDATCAPGDISYPTDLELLNQARKQTEKIIDLLYEQTLGQLEKKPRTYRERARKDYLAVAKKRRVSQKDRRKAIRKQLQYIKRNLSHIEQLIISGASLEDLSHRQYKMLLVVAEVYRQQLWLYENKKQSIDDRIVSLTQPHIRPIVRGKAGKSVEFGAKLSASCFEGYIFLDHISWDNFNESGDLKAQVEAFKNYTGYYPESVHVDKIYRTRENRAWCKERGIIMSGPPLGRPPANVSKEKKKQDLESERIRNCIEGKFGQGKRRFSLNRVMTKLAHTSETAIAITFLVMNLSTQLSRLFYAFLCLFFKTTPFSPFTIIENNQSLNHR; translated from the coding sequence CGAAAACAGGGACAAACTTCAATCCCAACTGAAAACTTTGAACTCCCGTTCGAGGGCAAGTTATCAGAAGATAATCGTTGGGTAATGATGGCTGCTTTCATTCCTTGGACAGAATTTGAAGAAGAATATTCTTCATTTTTCTCAGTAGAGATGGGAGCACCTGCCAAATCTTTTCGGATGGCATTAGGGGCATTAATAATCAAAGAAAAGTTGGGGATAAGCGATAGAGAAACAGTAGAGCAAATTAAAGAAAATCCTTATCTACAGTACTTTATAGGAATGTCATATTATAGTAATGAAGCTCCATTTGATGCATCAATGTTGGTACATTTTCGGGAAAGAATTAGTGTGGAGCTTGTTAACAAAGTGAATCAAGAAATGGTGAAGAAGATGCTAGAAGCAACATCTTCTAAACTATCTGAAAAAAAAACAGAATCACCAGAAGAAGAAGGTGAGACACCCAAAAATCGGGGAAAATTAATAATAGATGCAACTTGTGCTCCGGGTGATATCAGCTATCCGACAGATTTAGAGCTACTCAATCAAGCAAGAAAACAGACAGAGAAAATTATAGACTTACTTTACGAACAGACTTTGGGTCAATTAGAGAAAAAACCAAGAACCTATAGAGAGAGGGCTAGAAAGGATTATCTAGCAGTCGCTAAAAAACGTCGCGTTTCCCAAAAAGACAGGAGAAAAGCAATTAGAAAACAACTTCAATATATCAAAAGAAACTTATCTCATATTGAACAGCTAATTATTTCAGGAGCCTCTCTGGAAGATTTAAGTCACAGACAATATAAGATGTTGCTTGTAGTTGCAGAAGTCTACCGTCAACAACTCTGGTTGTATGAAAATAAAAAACAGAGTATTGACGACCGCATTGTCAGTTTAACCCAACCACATATCCGTCCAATTGTCCGAGGGAAAGCTGGTAAATCGGTAGAATTTGGGGCAAAATTGTCTGCTAGTTGCTTTGAAGGATATATATTTTTAGACCATATAAGTTGGGATAATTTTAATGAATCAGGAGACTTAAAAGCTCAAGTAGAAGCCTTTAAAAATTACACAGGGTACTATCCAGAATCTGTTCATGTTGATAAAATTTATCGCACAAGAGAGAACCGAGCTTGGTGTAAAGAAAGAGGTATTATAATGAGCGGACCTCCTTTAGGAAGACCCCCAGCTAATGTTAGTAAAGAAAAAAAGAAACAAGATTTAGAATCTGAGAGAATTCGTAATTGTATTGAGGGAAAATTTGGACAGGGGAAAAGAAGATTTAGCCTCAATCGCGTGATGACGAAACTTGCTCATACTTCTGAAACTGCAATTGCTATTACTTTTTTAGTGATGAATCTTTCTACTCAGCTCTCGCGGCTATTTTATGCTTTTTTATGTCTATTTTTTAAAACTACACCTTTTTCCCCATTTACTATTATTGAAAATAATCAGTCCTTAAATCATAGATAG